The following are encoded together in the Tursiops truncatus isolate mTurTru1 chromosome 10, mTurTru1.mat.Y, whole genome shotgun sequence genome:
- the SEMA3G gene encoding semaphorin-3G isoform X2 — MAPSAWAICCLLWGLLLRGGSLSPGPSVPRLRLSYRDLLSANRSTVFLGPRGSLDLRALYLDEYRDRLFLGGRDAIYSLRLDQAWLDPREVLWPPQPGQREECVRKGRDPSVECANFVRVLQPHNRTHLLACGTGAFQPTCALIAVGHRGEHVLRLEPRSVESGRGRCPHEPSRPFASTFVGGELYTGLNADFLGREAMIFRSGGPRPALRSDSDQNLLHEPRFVMATRIPDNSDQDDDKVYFFFSETVPSPDGGPGRVTVSRVGRVCVNDAGGQRVLVSKWSTFLKARLLCSVPGPGGAETHFDQLEDVFLLWPNSGKSLEVYALFSTVSAVFQGYAVCVYHMADIWEVFKGPFAHQDGPQHQWGAYAGKVPFPRPGVCPSKMTAQPGRPFGSTKDYPDEVLQFARAHPLMFRPVRPRRGRPVLVKTHLAQQLRQIVVDRVEAEDGSYDVIFLGTDSGSVLKVIALQVGDPDEPEEVVLEELQVFKVPTPITEMEISVKRQMLYVGSRLGVARLQLHQCETYGSACAECCLARDPYCAWDGASCTRYRPGTSKRRFRRQDIRHGNPALQCLGQSQEEETAGLVATTTIYGTEHNSTFLECLPKSPQAAVRWFLQRPGNERPDQVKTDERVLQTEQGLLFRRLNRLDAGTYTCMTLEHGFSQVVVRLALEVIMAAQLDTLFPGELRPEEPAAQGGPASTPSKAWYKDILQLIGFANLPRVDEYCERVWCPSRSRGRSKQAKGKSWVGLELGKKVKSRVQAERNRTPREVEAT, encoded by the exons aCCTCCTTTCTGCCAACCGCTCTACCGTCTTTCTCGGTCCCCGGGGCTCCCTGGACCTTCGGGCCCTCTACCTGGATGAGTACCGGGACCGCCTGTTTCTGGGCGGCCGCGATGCCATCTACTCACTGCGGCTGGaccaggcatggctggatccccGGGAG GTGCTGTGGCCACCGCAGCCCGGACAAAGGGAGGAGTGTGTTCGCAAGGGAAGAGATCCTTCG GTGGAGTGTGCCAACTTTGTGCGGGTGCTGCAGCCCCACAACCGGACCCACCTGCTGGCGTGTGGCACTGGTGCCTTCCAGCCAACCTGCGCCCTCATTGCCGTTGGGCATCGTGGAGAG caTGTGCTCCGTCTGGAGCCCCGCAGTGTGGAAAGTGGGCGGGGGAGGTGCCCACACGAGCCCAGCCGTCCCTTCGCCAGCACCTTTGTAG GAGGGGAGCTGTACACGGGCCTCAATGCCGACTTCCTGGGGCGTGAAGCCATGATCTTCCGGAGTGGGGGTCCCCGACCGGCCTTGCGTTCTGACTCTGACCAGAACCTCCTGCACG AGCCCAGGTTTGTGATGGCCACCCGGATCCCTGACAACTCCGACCAGGACGATGACAAGGTGTACTTCTTCTTCTCGGAGACAGTCCCTTCACCTGATGGAGGCCCGGGCCGTGTCACTGTCAGCCGCGTGGGCCGCGTCTGTGTG AATGACGCAGGCGGCCAGCGGGTGCTGGTGAGCAAATGGAGCACCTTCCTCAAGGCCAGGCTGCTCTGCTCCGTGCCTGGCCCTGGAGGTGCCGAGACCCACTTTGACCAGCTGG AGGACGTGTTCCTGCTGTGGCCCAATTCAGGGAAGAGCCTGGAGGTGTACGCTCTGTTCAGCACAGTCAG TGCTGTGTTCCAGGGCTATGCCGTCTGCGTGTACCACATGGCTGATATCTGGGAGGTCTTCAAGGGGCCCTTTGCCCACCAAGATGGTCCCCAGCACCAGTGGGGGGCCTATGCGGGCAAGGTACCCTTTCCCCGTCCTGGTGTG TGCCCCAGCAAGATGACCGCACAGCCAGGACGACCCTTTGGCAGCACCAAGGACTACCCGGATGAGGTGCTGCAGTTTGCCCGAGCCCACCCACTTATGTTCCGGCCAGTGCGTCCTCGGCGGGGTCGCCCCGTCCTCGTCAAAACCCACCTGGCCCAGCAGCTGCGTCAGATCGTGGTGGACCGCGTGGAGGCAGAGGACGGGTCCTATGACGTCATCTTCCTGGGGACGG actCAGGGTCCGTGCTCAAGGTCATTGCCCTCCAGGTGGGGGACCCTGATGAACCTGAGGAGGTGGTTCTGGAGGAGCTCCAGGTGTTTAAG gtGCCAACACCCatcactgagatggagatctccgtCAAAAGG CAAATGCTGTATGTGGGCTCGAGGCTGGGCGTGGCCCGGCTGCAGCTGCACCAGTGTGAGACTTACGGCAGTGCCTGTGCAGAGTGCTGCCTGGCCCGGGACCCGTACTGTGCCTGGGATGGTGCCTCCTGTACCCGCTACCGGCCCGGCACCAGCAAGCGCCGGTTCCGCCGGCAGGACATCCGGCATGGCAACCCTGCCCTGCAGTGCCTGGGCCAGAGCCAGGAGG AGGAGACTGCGGGACTCGTGGCGACCACCACAATCTACGGCACAGAGCACAACAGCACCTTCCTGGAGTGCCTGCCCAAGTCCCCCCAGGCCGCTGTGCGCTGGTTCTTACAGAGGCCAGGGAACGAGAGGCCTGACCAG GTGAAGACAGATGAGCGCGTCCTGCAAACGGAACAGGGGCTGCTGTTCCGCAGGCTCAACCGCCTGGATGCGGGCACCTACACCTGCATGACGCTGGAGCACGGCTTCTCCCAGGTGGTGGTCCGCCTGGCTCTGGAGGTGATCATGGCTGCACAGCTTGACACTCTGTTCCCCGGGGAGCTGAGGCCAGAGGAGCCTGCAGCCCAAGGAGGCCCGGCCTCCACCCCCTCCAAGGCCTGGTATAAGGACATCCTGCAGCTCATCGGCTTCGCCAACCTGCCCCGGGTGGATGAGTACTGCGAGCGTGTGTGGTGCCCCTCCCGCAGCCGAGGCCGCAGCAAACAGGCCAAGGGCAAGAGCTGGGTGGGGCTGGAACTAGGCAAGAAGGTAAAGAGCCGGGTGCAAGCCGAGCGTAATCGGACACCCCGGGAGGTGGAGGCCACATAG
- the SEMA3G gene encoding semaphorin-3G isoform X3 has translation MAPSAWAICCLLWGLLLRGGSLSPGPSVPRLRLSYRDLLSANRSTVFLGPRGSLDLRALYLDEYRDRLFLGGRDAIYSLRLDQAWLDPREVLWPPQPGQREECVRKGRDPSVECANFVRVLQPHNRTHLLACGTGAFQPTCALIAVGHRGEHVLRLEPRSVESGRGRCPHEPSRPFASTFVGGELYTGLNADFLGREAMIFRSGGPRPALRSDSDQNLLHEPRFVMATRIPDNSDQDDDKVYFFFSETVPSPDGGPGRVTVSRVGRVCVNDAGGQRVLVSKWSTFLKARLLCSVPGPGGAETHFDQLEDVFLLWPNSGKSLEVYALFSTVSAVFQGYAVCVYHMADIWEVFKGPFAHQDGPQHQWGAYAGKVPFPRPGVCPSKMTAQPGRPFGSTKDYPDEVLQFARAHPLMFRPVRPRRGRPVLVKTHLAQQLRQIVVDRVEAEDGSYDVIFLGTDSGSVLKVIALQVGDPDEPEEVVLEELQVFKQMLYVGSRLGVARLQLHQCETYGSACAECCLARDPYCAWDGASCTRYRPGTSKRRFRRQDIRHGNPALQCLGQSQEEETAGLVATTTIYGTEHNSTFLECLPKSPQAAVRWFLQRPGNERPDQQVKTDERVLQTEQGLLFRRLNRLDAGTYTCMTLEHGFSQVVVRLALEVIMAAQLDTLFPGELRPEEPAAQGGPASTPSKAWYKDILQLIGFANLPRVDEYCERVWCPSRSRGRSKQAKGKSWVGLELGKKVKSRVQAERNRTPREVEAT, from the exons aCCTCCTTTCTGCCAACCGCTCTACCGTCTTTCTCGGTCCCCGGGGCTCCCTGGACCTTCGGGCCCTCTACCTGGATGAGTACCGGGACCGCCTGTTTCTGGGCGGCCGCGATGCCATCTACTCACTGCGGCTGGaccaggcatggctggatccccGGGAG GTGCTGTGGCCACCGCAGCCCGGACAAAGGGAGGAGTGTGTTCGCAAGGGAAGAGATCCTTCG GTGGAGTGTGCCAACTTTGTGCGGGTGCTGCAGCCCCACAACCGGACCCACCTGCTGGCGTGTGGCACTGGTGCCTTCCAGCCAACCTGCGCCCTCATTGCCGTTGGGCATCGTGGAGAG caTGTGCTCCGTCTGGAGCCCCGCAGTGTGGAAAGTGGGCGGGGGAGGTGCCCACACGAGCCCAGCCGTCCCTTCGCCAGCACCTTTGTAG GAGGGGAGCTGTACACGGGCCTCAATGCCGACTTCCTGGGGCGTGAAGCCATGATCTTCCGGAGTGGGGGTCCCCGACCGGCCTTGCGTTCTGACTCTGACCAGAACCTCCTGCACG AGCCCAGGTTTGTGATGGCCACCCGGATCCCTGACAACTCCGACCAGGACGATGACAAGGTGTACTTCTTCTTCTCGGAGACAGTCCCTTCACCTGATGGAGGCCCGGGCCGTGTCACTGTCAGCCGCGTGGGCCGCGTCTGTGTG AATGACGCAGGCGGCCAGCGGGTGCTGGTGAGCAAATGGAGCACCTTCCTCAAGGCCAGGCTGCTCTGCTCCGTGCCTGGCCCTGGAGGTGCCGAGACCCACTTTGACCAGCTGG AGGACGTGTTCCTGCTGTGGCCCAATTCAGGGAAGAGCCTGGAGGTGTACGCTCTGTTCAGCACAGTCAG TGCTGTGTTCCAGGGCTATGCCGTCTGCGTGTACCACATGGCTGATATCTGGGAGGTCTTCAAGGGGCCCTTTGCCCACCAAGATGGTCCCCAGCACCAGTGGGGGGCCTATGCGGGCAAGGTACCCTTTCCCCGTCCTGGTGTG TGCCCCAGCAAGATGACCGCACAGCCAGGACGACCCTTTGGCAGCACCAAGGACTACCCGGATGAGGTGCTGCAGTTTGCCCGAGCCCACCCACTTATGTTCCGGCCAGTGCGTCCTCGGCGGGGTCGCCCCGTCCTCGTCAAAACCCACCTGGCCCAGCAGCTGCGTCAGATCGTGGTGGACCGCGTGGAGGCAGAGGACGGGTCCTATGACGTCATCTTCCTGGGGACGG actCAGGGTCCGTGCTCAAGGTCATTGCCCTCCAGGTGGGGGACCCTGATGAACCTGAGGAGGTGGTTCTGGAGGAGCTCCAGGTGTTTAAG CAAATGCTGTATGTGGGCTCGAGGCTGGGCGTGGCCCGGCTGCAGCTGCACCAGTGTGAGACTTACGGCAGTGCCTGTGCAGAGTGCTGCCTGGCCCGGGACCCGTACTGTGCCTGGGATGGTGCCTCCTGTACCCGCTACCGGCCCGGCACCAGCAAGCGCCGGTTCCGCCGGCAGGACATCCGGCATGGCAACCCTGCCCTGCAGTGCCTGGGCCAGAGCCAGGAGG AGGAGACTGCGGGACTCGTGGCGACCACCACAATCTACGGCACAGAGCACAACAGCACCTTCCTGGAGTGCCTGCCCAAGTCCCCCCAGGCCGCTGTGCGCTGGTTCTTACAGAGGCCAGGGAACGAGAGGCCTGACCAG cagGTGAAGACAGATGAGCGCGTCCTGCAAACGGAACAGGGGCTGCTGTTCCGCAGGCTCAACCGCCTGGATGCGGGCACCTACACCTGCATGACGCTGGAGCACGGCTTCTCCCAGGTGGTGGTCCGCCTGGCTCTGGAGGTGATCATGGCTGCACAGCTTGACACTCTGTTCCCCGGGGAGCTGAGGCCAGAGGAGCCTGCAGCCCAAGGAGGCCCGGCCTCCACCCCCTCCAAGGCCTGGTATAAGGACATCCTGCAGCTCATCGGCTTCGCCAACCTGCCCCGGGTGGATGAGTACTGCGAGCGTGTGTGGTGCCCCTCCCGCAGCCGAGGCCGCAGCAAACAGGCCAAGGGCAAGAGCTGGGTGGGGCTGGAACTAGGCAAGAAGGTAAAGAGCCGGGTGCAAGCCGAGCGTAATCGGACACCCCGGGAGGTGGAGGCCACATAG
- the SEMA3G gene encoding semaphorin-3G isoform X1 has protein sequence MAPSAWAICCLLWGLLLRGGSLSPGPSVPRLRLSYRDLLSANRSTVFLGPRGSLDLRALYLDEYRDRLFLGGRDAIYSLRLDQAWLDPREVLWPPQPGQREECVRKGRDPSVECANFVRVLQPHNRTHLLACGTGAFQPTCALIAVGHRGEHVLRLEPRSVESGRGRCPHEPSRPFASTFVGGELYTGLNADFLGREAMIFRSGGPRPALRSDSDQNLLHEPRFVMATRIPDNSDQDDDKVYFFFSETVPSPDGGPGRVTVSRVGRVCVNDAGGQRVLVSKWSTFLKARLLCSVPGPGGAETHFDQLEDVFLLWPNSGKSLEVYALFSTVSAVFQGYAVCVYHMADIWEVFKGPFAHQDGPQHQWGAYAGKVPFPRPGVCPSKMTAQPGRPFGSTKDYPDEVLQFARAHPLMFRPVRPRRGRPVLVKTHLAQQLRQIVVDRVEAEDGSYDVIFLGTDSGSVLKVIALQVGDPDEPEEVVLEELQVFKVPTPITEMEISVKRQMLYVGSRLGVARLQLHQCETYGSACAECCLARDPYCAWDGASCTRYRPGTSKRRFRRQDIRHGNPALQCLGQSQEEETAGLVATTTIYGTEHNSTFLECLPKSPQAAVRWFLQRPGNERPDQQVKTDERVLQTEQGLLFRRLNRLDAGTYTCMTLEHGFSQVVVRLALEVIMAAQLDTLFPGELRPEEPAAQGGPASTPSKAWYKDILQLIGFANLPRVDEYCERVWCPSRSRGRSKQAKGKSWVGLELGKKVKSRVQAERNRTPREVEAT, from the exons aCCTCCTTTCTGCCAACCGCTCTACCGTCTTTCTCGGTCCCCGGGGCTCCCTGGACCTTCGGGCCCTCTACCTGGATGAGTACCGGGACCGCCTGTTTCTGGGCGGCCGCGATGCCATCTACTCACTGCGGCTGGaccaggcatggctggatccccGGGAG GTGCTGTGGCCACCGCAGCCCGGACAAAGGGAGGAGTGTGTTCGCAAGGGAAGAGATCCTTCG GTGGAGTGTGCCAACTTTGTGCGGGTGCTGCAGCCCCACAACCGGACCCACCTGCTGGCGTGTGGCACTGGTGCCTTCCAGCCAACCTGCGCCCTCATTGCCGTTGGGCATCGTGGAGAG caTGTGCTCCGTCTGGAGCCCCGCAGTGTGGAAAGTGGGCGGGGGAGGTGCCCACACGAGCCCAGCCGTCCCTTCGCCAGCACCTTTGTAG GAGGGGAGCTGTACACGGGCCTCAATGCCGACTTCCTGGGGCGTGAAGCCATGATCTTCCGGAGTGGGGGTCCCCGACCGGCCTTGCGTTCTGACTCTGACCAGAACCTCCTGCACG AGCCCAGGTTTGTGATGGCCACCCGGATCCCTGACAACTCCGACCAGGACGATGACAAGGTGTACTTCTTCTTCTCGGAGACAGTCCCTTCACCTGATGGAGGCCCGGGCCGTGTCACTGTCAGCCGCGTGGGCCGCGTCTGTGTG AATGACGCAGGCGGCCAGCGGGTGCTGGTGAGCAAATGGAGCACCTTCCTCAAGGCCAGGCTGCTCTGCTCCGTGCCTGGCCCTGGAGGTGCCGAGACCCACTTTGACCAGCTGG AGGACGTGTTCCTGCTGTGGCCCAATTCAGGGAAGAGCCTGGAGGTGTACGCTCTGTTCAGCACAGTCAG TGCTGTGTTCCAGGGCTATGCCGTCTGCGTGTACCACATGGCTGATATCTGGGAGGTCTTCAAGGGGCCCTTTGCCCACCAAGATGGTCCCCAGCACCAGTGGGGGGCCTATGCGGGCAAGGTACCCTTTCCCCGTCCTGGTGTG TGCCCCAGCAAGATGACCGCACAGCCAGGACGACCCTTTGGCAGCACCAAGGACTACCCGGATGAGGTGCTGCAGTTTGCCCGAGCCCACCCACTTATGTTCCGGCCAGTGCGTCCTCGGCGGGGTCGCCCCGTCCTCGTCAAAACCCACCTGGCCCAGCAGCTGCGTCAGATCGTGGTGGACCGCGTGGAGGCAGAGGACGGGTCCTATGACGTCATCTTCCTGGGGACGG actCAGGGTCCGTGCTCAAGGTCATTGCCCTCCAGGTGGGGGACCCTGATGAACCTGAGGAGGTGGTTCTGGAGGAGCTCCAGGTGTTTAAG gtGCCAACACCCatcactgagatggagatctccgtCAAAAGG CAAATGCTGTATGTGGGCTCGAGGCTGGGCGTGGCCCGGCTGCAGCTGCACCAGTGTGAGACTTACGGCAGTGCCTGTGCAGAGTGCTGCCTGGCCCGGGACCCGTACTGTGCCTGGGATGGTGCCTCCTGTACCCGCTACCGGCCCGGCACCAGCAAGCGCCGGTTCCGCCGGCAGGACATCCGGCATGGCAACCCTGCCCTGCAGTGCCTGGGCCAGAGCCAGGAGG AGGAGACTGCGGGACTCGTGGCGACCACCACAATCTACGGCACAGAGCACAACAGCACCTTCCTGGAGTGCCTGCCCAAGTCCCCCCAGGCCGCTGTGCGCTGGTTCTTACAGAGGCCAGGGAACGAGAGGCCTGACCAG cagGTGAAGACAGATGAGCGCGTCCTGCAAACGGAACAGGGGCTGCTGTTCCGCAGGCTCAACCGCCTGGATGCGGGCACCTACACCTGCATGACGCTGGAGCACGGCTTCTCCCAGGTGGTGGTCCGCCTGGCTCTGGAGGTGATCATGGCTGCACAGCTTGACACTCTGTTCCCCGGGGAGCTGAGGCCAGAGGAGCCTGCAGCCCAAGGAGGCCCGGCCTCCACCCCCTCCAAGGCCTGGTATAAGGACATCCTGCAGCTCATCGGCTTCGCCAACCTGCCCCGGGTGGATGAGTACTGCGAGCGTGTGTGGTGCCCCTCCCGCAGCCGAGGCCGCAGCAAACAGGCCAAGGGCAAGAGCTGGGTGGGGCTGGAACTAGGCAAGAAGGTAAAGAGCCGGGTGCAAGCCGAGCGTAATCGGACACCCCGGGAGGTGGAGGCCACATAG